A genome region from Nitrospinota bacterium includes the following:
- the selB gene encoding selenocysteine-specific translation elongation factor, which translates to MKQFHRIIGSAGHIDHGKTTLIKALTGVDCDRLKEEKKRGITIDIGFASLPLPDGGVAGIVDVPGHRKFVHNMLAGAAGIDVALLVVAADDAVMPQTVEHLAILEIIGVTRGMVAVTKADMVDAETLKMAVDDVAALIAKSSLAGANIIPCSPITGAGMDEVKSELFRLASIPSRRDTESFFRMPIDRAFTMKGHGLVITGSVFSGSAKEEDRVVISPGGMEARIRKIQSYGRQAEVAAAGARAALNITGPQKEEVHRGMVACHPSIAAGHTSFFGSILCHPLSPANIVHGKSYLLHLHTAETLCEVALDPVKILKLGGRGFAKIRFGHPVNLLHGDRFVIRSSSANQTLGGGMALLPGGALTAAGSSVGAVRELLAALEKGVDAALAAMVRRAPCGYPANELMAIFNMPRQRLDAAIAKIGGAGIFEWKGEPYVFLAAEAKAAMEKLAAAVAKFHADNPAVSGMDETKLAAMAHAFIDPALAGHWIRKGAEGGLLEINGALIRIPGRRAVFSGADEKARTAIVRTFRDGGLNPPKAADVPTVSKIPRAEAVKIVRALIQDGELVTVAPEYVIHRETLQSAKAKLLEEVAREGFVETARYRDILGCGRKTAIDLLEYFDGAGLTRRVDNKGRRVLV; encoded by the coding sequence ATGAAACAGTTTCACCGCATCATCGGATCCGCCGGGCATATAGACCACGGCAAGACCACGCTGATAAAGGCGCTCACCGGCGTTGATTGCGACAGGCTGAAGGAAGAAAAAAAGCGCGGCATCACCATAGATATCGGCTTCGCATCGCTCCCGCTGCCCGACGGCGGCGTGGCCGGAATAGTGGACGTGCCGGGGCATCGCAAGTTCGTCCACAACATGCTGGCGGGGGCGGCGGGGATAGACGTGGCGCTTTTAGTTGTGGCCGCAGACGACGCCGTGATGCCCCAGACCGTCGAGCATCTGGCCATCTTGGAGATCATCGGAGTCACACGCGGCATGGTGGCGGTGACAAAGGCGGATATGGTGGACGCGGAGACGCTGAAAATGGCCGTGGACGATGTGGCCGCCCTGATCGCAAAATCGTCACTCGCGGGCGCAAATATTATCCCATGCTCCCCGATCACCGGAGCGGGAATGGACGAGGTGAAATCTGAATTGTTCCGCCTCGCCTCCATCCCGTCCCGGCGGGACACGGAATCGTTTTTCCGCATGCCCATAGACCGGGCCTTTACCATGAAAGGGCACGGCCTTGTGATCACAGGCTCGGTATTCAGCGGATCGGCGAAAGAGGAGGACCGCGTGGTGATATCCCCCGGCGGGATGGAGGCGCGGATCCGCAAAATACAATCGTATGGCCGGCAGGCGGAGGTGGCCGCCGCCGGGGCGCGCGCCGCTTTGAACATCACCGGGCCGCAAAAAGAAGAAGTACACCGTGGCATGGTGGCCTGCCACCCCTCCATCGCCGCTGGCCACACTTCGTTTTTCGGCTCGATATTATGCCACCCCCTCTCCCCGGCCAACATCGTCCACGGCAAATCTTATCTTCTTCATCTGCACACAGCGGAGACCTTGTGCGAGGTGGCGCTCGATCCTGTCAAAATACTCAAACTTGGCGGACGCGGATTTGCGAAAATCAGGTTCGGCCATCCGGTGAACCTCCTCCATGGCGACAGGTTTGTGATACGCTCCTCATCGGCCAACCAGACCCTGGGCGGCGGGATGGCGCTGCTCCCCGGCGGGGCGTTGACCGCGGCGGGAAGCAGTGTCGGCGCGGTCCGGGAGTTACTAGCCGCGCTTGAAAAAGGAGTGGACGCTGCGCTTGCCGCGATGGTCCGCCGCGCCCCATGCGGATACCCTGCCAATGAGTTGATGGCGATTTTCAACATGCCGCGCCAAAGGCTGGATGCGGCCATCGCAAAAATCGGCGGCGCCGGGATTTTCGAATGGAAGGGGGAGCCATACGTTTTCCTTGCCGCAGAGGCCAAAGCCGCAATGGAAAAGCTTGCCGCCGCCGTCGCAAAATTCCACGCGGACAACCCGGCGGTGAGCGGGATGGACGAAACGAAGCTTGCCGCGATGGCGCATGCCTTTATTGATCCCGCGCTCGCCGGGCACTGGATACGAAAGGGGGCGGAAGGGGGGCTGCTGGAGATAAACGGCGCGTTGATACGCATCCCCGGCCGCCGGGCGGTGTTTTCCGGAGCGGACGAAAAAGCCCGCACCGCCATCGTGCGCACGTTCCGGGACGGTGGGCTCAATCCGCCAAAGGCCGCCGACGTTCCCACCGTCTCCAAAATTCCCCGCGCCGAGGCTGTGAAGATAGTCCGCGCGCTGATACAGGATGGGGAGCTTGTCACCGTCGCCCCCGAATACGTGATACATCGTGAAACTCTCCAGTCCGCCAAGGCGAAGCTTTTGGAGGAAGTCGCCAGGGAAGGATTCGTGGAGACCGCCCGTTACCGCGACATCCTGGGATGCGGCCGCAAGACCGCCATAGACCTGCTGGAATATTTCGACGGCGCGGGACTGACCAGGCGGGTGGACAACAAGGGGCGGCGGGTCTTGGTATGA
- a CDS encoding type II toxin-antitoxin system RelE/ParE family toxin, translating to MAPKIERILARLDIATSPEVMNLPGFKSHPLKGGHKGFWSIWVTGNWRIVFRFEGNHVFDVDLVDYH from the coding sequence ATGGCGCCGAAGATCGAGCGGATACTGGCGCGGCTTGATATCGCCACCTCCCCGGAGGTGATGAACCTGCCGGGCTTTAAATCGCACCCGTTGAAGGGGGGGCATAAAGGCTTTTGGTCTATATGGGTGACCGGCAACTGGCGGATAGTTTTCCGCTTTGAAGGGAACCATGTGTTCGACGTTGACCTTGTTGATTACCATTGA
- a CDS encoding HigA family addiction module antidote protein: protein MAMKEPPQPGKSVRFDCLEPLGLTVTKAAKVLGVSRQALNNIVNGKSGISPEMAIRLGKAFGGTAEGWLALQMAYDLAQAKKRAKSIKVDRYVAQEGHSAY from the coding sequence ATGGCAATGAAAGAACCGCCCCAACCCGGCAAGTCCGTGCGTTTTGACTGTCTGGAGCCTTTGGGCCTCACTGTCACCAAGGCCGCAAAAGTCCTTGGCGTGAGCCGCCAGGCTTTGAACAATATCGTCAATGGAAAGTCCGGGATTTCCCCTGAAATGGCGATCCGGCTTGGCAAGGCGTTTGGCGGCACGGCGGAAGGATGGCTTGCCCTGCAGATGGCATATGACCTGGCGCAGGCTAAAAAACGGGCGAAGTCTATCAAGGTTGATCGTTACGTCGCGCAGGAAGGGCATTCCGCCTATTAG
- a CDS encoding response regulator, which yields MTETGQPAVLTRTILVVDDNEDNIFLLENIMVNNGYRVLKALGGQEGLDMINAGSSEIDLIILDVMMPDVDGLTVTKLVKESPRTRHIPILLLTAGHSRTEDLARGLDMGADDYLIKPAERIELLARVRSLLRTKTLQDELSEKNKKLADMNDNLEQMVEERSIEILITRDAVIFGLAKLAEYRDPETGAHLERIRNYTLDLSRELLRTGKCPEAIDDEFCRMIYQCSPLHDIGKVGIPDNVLLKPGKLTDDEFTIMKKHSSIGGDALASAIRWNISENNFLSMGCDIAYYHHEKWNGSGYPKGLKGEDIPLSARIMALADVYDALTHKRVYKAAMSHEEATRIITEGRGSHFDPEIVDTFLNSQEIFMRIRRQYEAGPAEA from the coding sequence ATGACCGAAACCGGACAGCCCGCCGTGCTTACGAGGACCATCCTGGTTGTGGACGATAACGAGGACAATATCTTCCTGCTGGAAAACATAATGGTCAACAACGGCTACAGGGTGCTGAAGGCCCTTGGCGGCCAGGAAGGGCTGGACATGATCAACGCCGGCTCTTCGGAAATAGACCTTATAATCCTGGACGTGATGATGCCCGACGTGGACGGGCTTACCGTCACAAAGCTTGTGAAGGAAAGTCCCAGGACCCGCCACATACCCATTTTGCTGCTCACCGCCGGCCATTCCCGGACGGAAGACCTGGCCCGGGGGCTGGACATGGGGGCGGACGATTACCTCATAAAACCGGCGGAACGGATCGAACTGCTCGCCCGTGTGCGATCTCTTCTGCGTACAAAGACTCTGCAGGACGAGCTTTCGGAGAAGAACAAAAAGCTCGCCGACATGAACGACAACCTCGAACAGATGGTCGAGGAGCGCTCCATCGAAATACTCATCACAAGGGACGCGGTGATCTTCGGCCTGGCAAAACTGGCCGAATACCGGGACCCGGAGACCGGGGCGCACCTTGAGCGGATCCGCAACTACACCCTCGATCTTTCCAGGGAATTGCTGCGCACCGGCAAATGCCCGGAGGCGATAGACGACGAGTTCTGCAGGATGATATACCAGTGCAGCCCCCTGCACGACATCGGCAAGGTGGGCATACCCGACAACGTGCTGCTCAAGCCCGGCAAGCTCACAGATGACGAGTTTACGATAATGAAAAAACATTCCAGCATCGGCGGGGACGCTTTGGCCTCCGCCATCCGCTGGAACATTTCGGAGAACAACTTCCTTTCAATGGGGTGCGACATCGCTTATTACCATCACGAAAAATGGAACGGCAGCGGATACCCCAAGGGGCTCAAGGGGGAGGACATCCCCCTGTCGGCGAGGATCATGGCGCTGGCGGACGTTTACGACGCCCTCACCCACAAGCGGGTATATAAGGCGGCCATGAGCCACGAGGAGGCCACCAGGATAATCACCGAAGGGCGCGGCTCCCATTTCGATCCGGAAATCGTGGACACATTCCTAAATTCGCAGGAAATATTCATGCGAATCCGGCGGCAATACGAGGCAGGCCCCGCCGAGGCTTGA
- a CDS encoding zinc dependent phospholipase C family protein, with translation MPKEITHWAMAQAAADSLQNQRLASAIKDNIHLYYIGAVVPDTAYYVTFGSQSEFYEWAADRLHGTKGENTFEPVAELFGHIGQNPSGGSLAFALGALTHIASDTVFHPLVCHFAGDYHAAQKDERRMARARHRWIETLIDLWYMSRPLANGASLSRSLHNTGMDTRDFYRLAAAYVFNAEGKGKEAGFAFASHRVFQSSFSSGLARTALKAAGTLGIDTREHMPLFYPSLSGPARKPLAAAVAYKNPRTGEPCEDSLDTLEQKTIGRAHAYFEMVEQGITSGEGPAKIFTAAKGPSLETGVIGEYGAPPTVYNTSRKIEEILY, from the coding sequence ATGCCTAAAGAAATCACCCACTGGGCCATGGCGCAGGCGGCCGCCGATTCGCTTCAAAACCAGCGGCTCGCCTCCGCTATCAAAGACAACATCCATCTTTATTACATCGGCGCCGTCGTCCCGGACACGGCGTACTATGTCACCTTCGGCTCCCAAAGTGAATTCTATGAATGGGCGGCCGACAGGCTCCACGGAACAAAGGGGGAGAACACTTTCGAGCCGGTCGCGGAGCTGTTCGGGCATATCGGCCAAAATCCATCCGGCGGCTCGCTTGCGTTTGCCCTTGGCGCGTTGACCCATATCGCCTCGGACACCGTGTTCCATCCGCTGGTCTGCCATTTCGCCGGGGATTACCACGCCGCGCAAAAAGATGAGCGCAGGATGGCCCGTGCGCGCCACAGGTGGATCGAAACGCTCATAGACCTTTGGTACATGTCCCGCCCGCTGGCCAATGGCGCGTCGTTGTCCCGTTCGCTGCATAACACCGGGATGGACACGCGGGATTTTTACAGGCTGGCGGCGGCATACGTTTTCAACGCGGAGGGAAAAGGAAAAGAGGCGGGGTTTGCGTTCGCGTCCCACCGGGTTTTCCAAAGCTCGTTCAGCAGCGGCCTTGCAAGAACAGCCCTCAAGGCGGCGGGAACGCTTGGAATTGACACGCGGGAGCACATGCCGCTTTTCTACCCATCCCTTTCCGGCCCCGCGCGAAAACCGCTGGCGGCCGCCGTAGCATACAAAAATCCGCGGACCGGCGAACCGTGCGAAGACTCGCTGGACACCCTTGAACAAAAGACCATCGGGCGCGCCCACGCCTATTTTGAGATGGTGGAGCAAGGGATCACATCGGGAGAAGGCCCGGCGAAAATATTCACCGCCGCAAAAGGCCCATCGCTGGAGACCGGCGTCATTGGCGAATATGGCGCGCCGCCGACGGTTTACAACACGTCAAGGAAAATAGAAGAGATACTTTACTGA
- a CDS encoding tetratricopeptide repeat protein produces MKLFAMALALVALTASAGHGAESAVAKGTRLYNEGKYEQALKAFHVSRMRDLTREAYFAWGMSAYKLGKFESAALKFLEAARMYPLDGDLKALLGECYLKAGKPAKALVRLRETDKLPVKDRAAALLMWGAAANMTGYGEEALEKYMQARKIAPSMTFETSLGIGTALLILKRYDEAERELAEAVRLRPGDAEAVGNLGEVNIKLGKHADAEKILLNAARLDPGAGIHHYNLACVYALTGRTQEACGALSKAAKMGFSAIQYAGADPDLQSLKDEECFRNISGRGEQAGKRDAKPVKKKSEGRRTGAPEAPEPEL; encoded by the coding sequence ATGAAACTGTTTGCGATGGCGCTGGCGCTGGTGGCGCTGACGGCTTCGGCCGGGCATGGGGCGGAATCGGCCGTTGCCAAAGGAACGCGGCTTTACAACGAGGGGAAGTATGAGCAGGCGCTAAAGGCTTTCCACGTTTCCCGGATGCGGGACCTGACGCGGGAGGCGTATTTCGCATGGGGGATGTCCGCTTATAAACTTGGGAAATTCGAGTCCGCCGCGTTGAAGTTCCTGGAGGCGGCGCGGATGTATCCGCTGGACGGCGATTTGAAGGCGCTGCTTGGCGAATGTTACCTGAAGGCGGGAAAGCCGGCAAAGGCTCTTGTGCGCCTGCGCGAAACGGACAAATTGCCGGTGAAGGACAGGGCTGCGGCGCTGCTTATGTGGGGCGCGGCGGCCAACATGACCGGCTACGGGGAGGAGGCGCTGGAGAAATACATGCAGGCGCGCAAGATTGCGCCTTCGATGACGTTTGAGACGAGCCTTGGTATCGGCACGGCGCTGCTGATTCTCAAGCGGTATGACGAGGCGGAAAGGGAGCTGGCCGAGGCTGTCCGGCTGCGGCCCGGCGATGCGGAGGCCGTGGGGAACCTGGGCGAGGTGAATATAAAGCTCGGCAAGCACGCGGATGCGGAAAAAATATTGTTAAACGCGGCCAGGCTCGATCCGGGCGCGGGGATACATCACTATAACCTGGCCTGTGTTTACGCGCTGACGGGAAGGACGCAGGAGGCGTGCGGCGCGCTTTCGAAGGCGGCCAAGATGGGCTTTTCCGCGATACAGTATGCGGGGGCGGATCCGGACCTTCAATCGCTAAAGGACGAGGAATGCTTCCGGAATATTTCCGGAAGAGGTGAGCAAGCCGGCAAGAGAGACGCGAAGCCTGTGAAAAAGAAATCAGAAGGAAGAAGGACAGGTGCGCCGGAGGCTCCAGAGCCGGAGCTTTAG
- a CDS encoding OmpA family protein produces MAKEKEKIAEPEIIKVTKKGHGGGHGGSWKVAYADFVTAMMAFFLLMWLMTMTSKEKKILLSQYFNNVSLSNVKGGLPYMESGSRNLTEKPEDIISSVSIDQEKISDQMAGGAPPASELVKSIISQLMDLADQIKVESMDEGIRIEITDTEKSRLFAPGSAQLTDTAKKLLKPVAENIKGAVTRIAIEGHTDSQQIAKGGESAWEMSAARAMAVRKELEGYGVNPFSIEKIISYGDRLLMDKSNPANVSNNRINIILLDSRKTEQKKAEAAAKAGAAPAPVPAPAAAH; encoded by the coding sequence ATGGCAAAGGAAAAAGAAAAAATCGCCGAGCCGGAGATCATAAAGGTCACCAAAAAAGGGCACGGCGGCGGCCACGGCGGATCGTGGAAAGTTGCCTATGCCGACTTCGTGACGGCCATGATGGCCTTTTTCCTGCTCATGTGGCTTATGACCATGACGTCAAAGGAGAAAAAGATACTCCTCTCCCAATACTTCAACAACGTCAGCCTCTCCAACGTGAAGGGGGGCCTGCCGTATATGGAGTCCGGCTCGCGCAACCTCACTGAAAAGCCGGAGGACATCATCTCGTCCGTCTCCATTGACCAGGAGAAAATATCCGACCAGATGGCCGGCGGCGCCCCTCCCGCGTCGGAACTGGTCAAGTCCATCATCTCCCAGCTTATGGATTTGGCGGACCAGATCAAGGTGGAGTCCATGGACGAAGGCATACGCATCGAAATTACCGACACGGAGAAAAGCCGCCTGTTCGCCCCGGGCAGCGCGCAGCTTACGGACACGGCGAAGAAACTTTTGAAACCAGTGGCCGAGAACATCAAAGGAGCGGTCACAAGAATCGCCATCGAGGGGCATACCGACTCCCAGCAGATCGCCAAGGGGGGCGAAAGCGCGTGGGAGATGTCCGCCGCCCGGGCCATGGCAGTTCGCAAAGAGCTGGAAGGTTACGGGGTCAACCCGTTCAGCATCGAAAAGATCATAAGCTATGGCGACAGGCTGCTGATGGACAAGTCCAATCCCGCGAACGTTTCCAATAACCGGATCAACATCATCCTGCTCGACAGCCGCAAGACCGAACAGAAAAAGGCGGAAGCCGCCGCGAAGGCAGGCGCTGCCCCCGCTCCCGTGCCCGCTCCAGCCGCGGCTCACTGA